In Cervus elaphus chromosome 24, mCerEla1.1, whole genome shotgun sequence, a single genomic region encodes these proteins:
- the LOC122682701 gene encoding atherin-like, whose product MKRGPRAPKKRAPANQRRAPPSLRPPLACPRLPGRGLRTRPRAAPRARPPPPGGPCCRRPPRPRTRAPRPAAAPPSPGPRGPPTLRALLPVTTLQPGSLPGSLGAPSGCSGVLSRGPQSVHSRTPPPLPLNVAAVVHLPPQAVPSSSGGSGQTGGQGVGGQLRVRSSEGQELQGPPTDGPNCLGRGRADPDWRRRRLEGDASGQEEAFFFLGGGVKERGDRGAEPWAEGTRASLALGDTSALAARRASCSGERGAGLLGTPLRRRGGRRSPRKAHRGRERELQALSAEPRLPAGAAYDSSTRKTRSPRSVQPAVPPQSPAGASQRQRGTGDNPRCPERPPHGVQTRGPSAGGPGLAGRPRGGERRSRAEAYRRPRSQRRLAGRRSFRAFRRAEATRCTREGGRAGAALELDVCPLCICEISVTEELVIGSGCFQESVYTLLPVPVDTHRSGAIIGALSERAQQMRPPSKASFTTADPRVDGQADSRPWGAFGRPVRGPPACLPAEGTRVCVPGCAQRVQMSRAVCQWVGTERAGVLAYLRARRTSVR is encoded by the exons ATGAAGCGGGGGCCGCGCGCGCCTAAGAAGCGCGCGCCAGCCAATCAGCGCCGCGCGCCGCCCAGCCTCCGCCCCCCATTGGCCTGCCCGCGGCTCCCGGGCCGCGGACTCCGGACGCGCCCGCGGGCCGCCCCCCGCGCCCGCCCGCCCCCTCCCGGCGGCCCCTGCTGCCGACGTCCCCCCCGCCCCAGGACCCGCGCCCCGCGGCCGGCTGCTGCGCCCCCTTCTCCAGGCCCGCGTGGTCCCCCTACCCTCCGGGCCCTGCTCCCAGTAACTACCCTCCAACCGGGCTCCCTCCCCGGGAGCCTGGGCGCACCCTCTGGGTGTTCGGGTGTCCTCTCCCGGGGACCCCAGTCCGTCCACTCTCGGACCCCGCCTCCTTTACCACTGAACGTGGCCGCGGTGGTCCACCTACCTCCCCAGGCCGTCCCGTCCTCCAGCGGGGGCTCTGGCCAGACCGGGGGCCAGGGGGTCGGAGGACAGCTGCGGGTCAGGAGCAGCGAGGGGCAGGAACTCCAGGGCCCCCCC ACCGACGGGCCGAACTGCTTGGGGCGAGGCCGTGCAGACCCGGACTGGCGCCGGCGCCGGCTCGAAGGAGACGCCTCGGGGCAGGAGGAGGCATTTTTcttcctggggggtggg GTAAAGGAGCGGGGGGACAGGGGTGCAGAGCCCTGGGCCGAGGGAACCCGAGCGTCTCTGGCCCTTGGAGACACGTCTGCCCTGGCCGCCCGCCGCGCCTCCTGCTCCGGGGAGCGCGGGGCCGGGCTTCTCGGAACTCCGCTTCGCAGGAGAGGAGGCCGGCGCTCGCCGCGTAAGGCGCACCGGGGCCGGGAGCGAGAGCTCCAGGCCTTGAGCGCCGAGCCTCGGCTGCCGGCCGGGGCAG CTTACGATTCATCAACGCGTAAAACGCGATCGCCGCGAAGCGTCCAGCCTGCCGTGCCTCCTCAGAGCCCGGCAGGGGCTTCTCAAAGACAACGCGGCACCGGGGACAATCCCCGGTGTCCGGAAAGGCCGCCCCATGGAGTTCAAACTCGGGGACCGAGCGCGGGAGGCCCCGGACTCGCAGGCCGGCCGCGAGGTGGTGAACGCCGGAGCCGAGCGGAAGCTTACCGCCGGCCGCGATCCCAGCGTCGGCTCGCAGGGAGACGGTCGTTCCGAGCCTTCAGGAGAGCAG AGGCGACCCGCTGCACTCGGGAGGGCGGGAGGGCGGGAGCAGCGCTGGAGTTGGACGTGTGCCCCTTGTGCATCTGTGAGATCAGTGTGACCGAGGAGCTTGTGATAGGGAGTGGGTGTTTCCAGGAGTCTGTGTACACGCTGCTGCCTGTCCCTGTGGACACACACAGGAGTGGGGCG ATTATCGGAGCCCTTTCAGAGCGCGCACAACAAATGCGCCCGCCATCGAAAGCATCATTTACCACCGCAGATCCGCGCGTTGATGGGCAGGCAGATAGCCGTCCGTGGGGGGCATTCGGGCGCCCGGTGCGCGGGCCGCCGGCCTGCCTGCCTGCCGAGGGCACCCGAGTGTGTGTCCCCGGGTGTGCCCAGCGTGTGCAGATGAGCAGGGCGGTGTGCCAGTGGGTGGGCACCGAACGAGCAGGGGTGTTGGCGTACCTGCGGGCACGTCGAACAAGTGTGAGATGA
- the GATA2 gene encoding endothelial transcription factor GATA-2, which yields MEVAPEQPRWMAHPAVLNAQHPDTHHPGLAHNYMEPAQLLPPDEVDVFFNHLDSQGNPYYANPAHARARVSYSPAHARLTGGQMCRPHLLHSPGLPWLDGGKAALSAAAAHHHNPWTVSPFSKTPLHPSAAGGPGGPLSVYPGAGAGGGGGGSSVASLTPTAAHSGAHLFGFPPTPPKEVSPDPSTTGAASPASSSAGGSAAPRGDDKDGVKYQVPLGESMKMEGGSPLRPGLAAMGTQPATHHPIPTYPSYVPAAAHDYGSGLFHPGGFLGGPASSFTPKQRSKARSCSEGRECVNCGATATPLWRRDGTGHYLCNACGLYHKMNGQNRPLIKPKRRLSAARRAGTCCANCQTTTTTLWRRNANGDPVCNACGLYYKLHNVNRPLTMKKEGIQTRNRKMSSKSKKSKKGSECFEELSRCVQDKASPFSAAALAGHMAPVGHLPPFSHSGHILPTPTPIHPSSSLSFGHPHPSSMVTAMG from the exons ATGGAGGTGGCTCCCGAGCAGCCGCGCTGGATGGCGCACCCCGCCGTGCTGAACGCGCAGCACCCCGACACGCACCACCCGGGCCTGGCGCACAACTACATGGAGCCGGCGCAGCTGCTGCCGCCCGACGAGGTGGACGTCTTCTTCAACCACCTCGACTCGCAGGGCAACCCCTACTACGCCAACCCGGCCCACGCGCGAGCGCGCGTCTCCTACAGCCCGGCGCACG CCCGCCTGACCGGAGGCCAGATGTGCCGCCCGCACTTGCTGCACAGCCCGGGGCTGCCCTGGCTGGACGGGGGCAAGGCAGCGCTCTCCGCGGCTGCCGCACACCACCACAACCCCTGGACCGTGAGCCCCTTCTCCAAGACGCCCCTGCACCCCTCGGCCGCCGGAGGCCCCGGGGGCCCCCTGTCCGTGTACCcaggggccggggctgggggcgggggcggcggcagcTCTGTGGCCTCCCTGACCCCCACCGCAGCCCACTCTGGCGCCCACCTCTTCGGCTTCCCGCCCACGCCCCCCAAGGAAGTGTCTCCGGACCCCAGCACCACTGGGGCTGCGTCGCCGGCCTCCTCCTCCGCAGGGGGGAGCGCCGCCCCCCGGGGAGACGACAAGGACGGCGTCAAGTACCAGGTGCCGCTGGGAGAGAGCATGAAGATGGAAGGCGGCAGCCCCCTGCGCCCGGGCCTGGCCGCCATGGGCACCCAGCCTGCCACtcaccaccccatccccacctacCCCTCCTACGTGCCAGCCGCTGCCCACGACTACGGCAGCGGGCTCTTCCACCCcggaggcttcctgggtggcccgGCCTCCAGCTTCACCCCGAAGCAACGGAGTAAGGCCCGCTCGTGCTCAG AAGGCCGGGAGTGTGTCAACTGCGGGGCCACGGCCACCCCTCTGTGGCGGCGGGACGGCACGGGCCACTACCTATGCAACGCCTGCGGCCTCTACCACAAGATGAACGGGCAGAACCGGCCGCTCATCAAGCCCAAGCGGAGGCTG tcGGCCGCCAGGAGAGCGGGCACCTGTTGTGCAAACTGTCAGACGACCACCACCACCTTATGGCGCCGGAACGCCAACGGGGACCCCGTGTGCAACGCCTGCGGCCTCTACTACAAGCTGCACAAC GTGAACAGGCCGCTGACCATGAAGAAGGAAGGCATTCAGACCCGGAACCGGAAGATGTCCAGCAAGTCCAAGAAGAGCAAGAAAGGGTCTGAGTGCTTCGAGGAGCTGTCCCGGTGCGTGCAGGACAAGGCCTCCCCATTCAGCGCCGCCGCCCTCGCGGGACACATGGCGCCCGTGGGCCACCTGCCGCCCTTCAGCCACTCCGGACACATCCTGCCCACCCCGACGCCCATCCACCCCTCCTCCAGCCTGTCCTTCGGCCACCCCCACCCGTCTAGCATGGTGACCGCCATGGGCTAG